A part of Lutra lutra chromosome 2, mLutLut1.2, whole genome shotgun sequence genomic DNA contains:
- the LOC125090492 gene encoding zinc finger protein 596-like isoform X1, with protein sequence MDSQESVTFEDVAVDFTQEEWTLLDRSQRKLFRDVMLENISHLVSIGRQLYKSDTISHLEPGEHLSKEGLGLLQCQSLDREDDLKKQEMIFMQHVCKKDTALVSATQRSHTQEDPFECNDFGENLTEILTWTQYVVPKMGKNPCISKECGKDSSHFPSFNTHKQSHTTSKSHECHQRGNTFIQSSAHRQTNTTQNGEKTFECHECGKAFGKSSNLRRHEMIHTGVKPHGCHLCGKAFTHCSDLRKHERIHTGEKSYGCHLCGKAFSKSYNLRRHEMIHTRKKPHECHLCGKAFTHCSDLNKHERTHFGEKPYGCHLCGKTFSKTSYLRQHERTHNGEKPYECHLCGKAFTHCSHLRKHERTHTGEKPYECHLCGKAFTESSVLRRHERTHTGEKPYECHLCWKAFTDSSVLKRHERTHTGEKPYECHLCGKAFNHSSVLRRHERTHTGEKPYKCSVCGKAFNRSYNFRLHKRIHTGEKPYKCYVCGKAFSKYFNLKQHEKIHVKIISVDDSPPIASNYKHS encoded by the exons ATGGACTCACAA GAATCAGTGACGTTTGAGGATGTAGCTGTAGACTTTACTCAGGAAGAGTGGACCCTGCTGGACAGGTCCCAGAGAAAACTCTTCAgagatgtgatgctggagaacaTCAGTCACCTCGTCTCAATTG GCAGACAGCTCTACAAATCTGATACGATTTCCCACTTGGAACCAGGAGAGCACCTTTCAAAAGAAGGGCTAGGTTTGCTGCAATGCCAGAGTCTGG ATAGGGAAGatgatcttaaaaaacaagaaatgatatTCATGCAACATGTCTGCAAGAAGGACACAGCATTAGTCAGTGCAACG CAGAGATCTCACACTCAAGAGGATCCTTTTGAATGCAATGATTTTGGAGAAAATTTAACTGAAATACTAACATGGACTCAATATGTGGTACCTAAAATGGGAAAGAATCCCTGTATCAGCAAAGAATGTGGAAAAGACAGCAGTCATTTCCCATCATTTAATACACATAAGCAGAGTCACACTACAAGTAAATCACATGAATGTCATCAGCGTGGGAACACCTTTATTCAAAGCTCTGCCCATAGACAAACCAATACTACTCAGAAtggagagaaaacatttgaatgtcatgaatgtgggaaagcctttggAAAAAGTTCTAACCTGAGGCGACATGAGATGATTCACACTGGAGTGAAACCACATGGATGTCATCTGTGTGGGAAGGCCTTCACTCATTGTTCTGACCTTAGAAAACATgagagaattcacactggagagaaatcATATGGATGTCATctatgtgggaaagccttcagtaAGAGTTATAACCTTCGGCGACACGAGATGATTCACACAAGGAAAAAACCCCATGAATGCCATctatgtgggaaagccttcactCACTGTTCTGACCTTAACAAACATGAAAGAACTCACTTTGGAGAGAAACCATATGGGTGCCATCTATGCGGGAAGACATTCAGTAAAACTTCGTACCTTAGACAACATGAGCGAACTCATAatggagagaaaccatatgagTGTCATCTCTGTGGGAAGGCATTCACTCACTGTTCTCACCTTAGAAAACACGAGagaactcacactggagagaaaccctacgAATGTCATCTATGTGGGAAAGCTTTCACTGAATCTTCTGTCCTTAGACGACATGAGAGAacccacactggagagaaaccgtATGAATGTCACCTCTGTTGGAAAGCCTTTACTGATTCTTCTGTCCTTAAAAGACATGAGAGAActcacactggagaaaaaccaTACGAATGTCACCTATGTGGGAAAGCTTTCAATCACTCTTCTGTCCTTAGACGACACGAGAGAACTCACACCGGTGAGAAACCGTACAAATGCAGTgtatgtgggaaagccttcaatAGAAGCTATAACTTTAGATTGCATAAGAGaatccacactggagagaaaccatatAAATGTTATgtatgtgggaaagccttcagtaaatattttaacctTAAACAacatgagaaaatacatgtaaaaataatcaGTGTAGATGATTCACCACCTATAGCTTCAAACTATAAACACTCTTGA
- the LOC125090492 gene encoding zinc finger protein 596-like isoform X2 — translation MDSQESVTFEDVAVDFTQEEWTLLDRSQRKLFRDVMLENISHLVSIGRQLYKSDTISHLEPGEHLSKEGLGLLQCQSLDREDDLKKQEMIFMQHVCKKDTALVSATRSHTQEDPFECNDFGENLTEILTWTQYVVPKMGKNPCISKECGKDSSHFPSFNTHKQSHTTSKSHECHQRGNTFIQSSAHRQTNTTQNGEKTFECHECGKAFGKSSNLRRHEMIHTGVKPHGCHLCGKAFTHCSDLRKHERIHTGEKSYGCHLCGKAFSKSYNLRRHEMIHTRKKPHECHLCGKAFTHCSDLNKHERTHFGEKPYGCHLCGKTFSKTSYLRQHERTHNGEKPYECHLCGKAFTHCSHLRKHERTHTGEKPYECHLCGKAFTESSVLRRHERTHTGEKPYECHLCWKAFTDSSVLKRHERTHTGEKPYECHLCGKAFNHSSVLRRHERTHTGEKPYKCSVCGKAFNRSYNFRLHKRIHTGEKPYKCYVCGKAFSKYFNLKQHEKIHVKIISVDDSPPIASNYKHS, via the exons ATGGACTCACAA GAATCAGTGACGTTTGAGGATGTAGCTGTAGACTTTACTCAGGAAGAGTGGACCCTGCTGGACAGGTCCCAGAGAAAACTCTTCAgagatgtgatgctggagaacaTCAGTCACCTCGTCTCAATTG GCAGACAGCTCTACAAATCTGATACGATTTCCCACTTGGAACCAGGAGAGCACCTTTCAAAAGAAGGGCTAGGTTTGCTGCAATGCCAGAGTCTGG ATAGGGAAGatgatcttaaaaaacaagaaatgatatTCATGCAACATGTCTGCAAGAAGGACACAGCATTAGTCAGTGCAACG AGATCTCACACTCAAGAGGATCCTTTTGAATGCAATGATTTTGGAGAAAATTTAACTGAAATACTAACATGGACTCAATATGTGGTACCTAAAATGGGAAAGAATCCCTGTATCAGCAAAGAATGTGGAAAAGACAGCAGTCATTTCCCATCATTTAATACACATAAGCAGAGTCACACTACAAGTAAATCACATGAATGTCATCAGCGTGGGAACACCTTTATTCAAAGCTCTGCCCATAGACAAACCAATACTACTCAGAAtggagagaaaacatttgaatgtcatgaatgtgggaaagcctttggAAAAAGTTCTAACCTGAGGCGACATGAGATGATTCACACTGGAGTGAAACCACATGGATGTCATCTGTGTGGGAAGGCCTTCACTCATTGTTCTGACCTTAGAAAACATgagagaattcacactggagagaaatcATATGGATGTCATctatgtgggaaagccttcagtaAGAGTTATAACCTTCGGCGACACGAGATGATTCACACAAGGAAAAAACCCCATGAATGCCATctatgtgggaaagccttcactCACTGTTCTGACCTTAACAAACATGAAAGAACTCACTTTGGAGAGAAACCATATGGGTGCCATCTATGCGGGAAGACATTCAGTAAAACTTCGTACCTTAGACAACATGAGCGAACTCATAatggagagaaaccatatgagTGTCATCTCTGTGGGAAGGCATTCACTCACTGTTCTCACCTTAGAAAACACGAGagaactcacactggagagaaaccctacgAATGTCATCTATGTGGGAAAGCTTTCACTGAATCTTCTGTCCTTAGACGACATGAGAGAacccacactggagagaaaccgtATGAATGTCACCTCTGTTGGAAAGCCTTTACTGATTCTTCTGTCCTTAAAAGACATGAGAGAActcacactggagaaaaaccaTACGAATGTCACCTATGTGGGAAAGCTTTCAATCACTCTTCTGTCCTTAGACGACACGAGAGAACTCACACCGGTGAGAAACCGTACAAATGCAGTgtatgtgggaaagccttcaatAGAAGCTATAACTTTAGATTGCATAAGAGaatccacactggagagaaaccatatAAATGTTATgtatgtgggaaagccttcagtaaatattttaacctTAAACAacatgagaaaatacatgtaaaaataatcaGTGTAGATGATTCACCACCTATAGCTTCAAACTATAAACACTCTTGA
- the LOC125090492 gene encoding zinc finger protein 705F-like isoform X3 has product MDSQESVTFEDVAVDFTQEEWTLLDRSQRKLFRDVMLENISHLVSIGRQLYKSDTISHLEPGEHLSKEGLGLLQCQSLAEISHSRGSF; this is encoded by the exons ATGGACTCACAA GAATCAGTGACGTTTGAGGATGTAGCTGTAGACTTTACTCAGGAAGAGTGGACCCTGCTGGACAGGTCCCAGAGAAAACTCTTCAgagatgtgatgctggagaacaTCAGTCACCTCGTCTCAATTG GCAGACAGCTCTACAAATCTGATACGATTTCCCACTTGGAACCAGGAGAGCACCTTTCAAAAGAAGGGCTAGGTTTGCTGCAATGCCAGAGTCTGG CAGAGATCTCACACTCAAGAGGATCCTTTTGA